A stretch of DNA from Aspergillus flavus chromosome 3, complete sequence:
CAATCATGACAGGGATTTCAATGTAGTAGGAAACAAAGTCGACGCCCTTGAAGTGTGGACTGAAGCATTTCCAGCCTTGCACGAGGATGAGAACACTGTTGAGGCAGATGGCGATGATAGGCCCGACTGGGTATGTCCAGTTCTTGTAAGGGAGGAGATGTTCAAGGCCTTGGTGGCGAATAGCAGATCTGAAACGGAGAGATGCCACTCCAATGCAGACCCATGAAATCTGGTTAGAAACTCCGACAATACTGCATTGGGTTAGTTTAGTGTTCATAAAAACATAAACATCCGTGGTTGGGATTGACAATAGTCGACTCACTTTTGTAACCATGACCATAACTGGCCAGCTCCGATATAACTGGCGCCGAAGCATAAGCCACTGATCACAGACGTCGCCAAAACAGCAACCCAGGGGATCTGAAAGCGATTCAGATGGCCGAAAAACCGGGGTGCATATCCGTCAACGGCCAAGGAATAGAGCAGTCTGGATCCAGCAAACAAAGCATGGTTCGCTGCAGAGATGACGCTAGTCATAAGCACAGCATTGATAAAACTGCCTGCGACGGCACTGCCAGCCTGCTGGAAGACGAGAGTGAAGGGACTGGTGGCCGTGTCTCCGTTCGACAGACCAGGATAGTTGTATGGTACGTTGAGGCCAATAATAATGATAGACACAATGTAGAATAAAATGATACGCCAGAAGACGTTGCGGACCACCTTGGGCATGTTCTTCGCTGGGTCCTTGGTTTCACCCGCCGTAACTGCAATGGACTCGGTGCCACCACTAGTTATGTCAGCACAATCTCTGTCAAGGATTATGGATATAACATACAAGGCAAATGAAGCTGTAACGAAGACGGATGCGAAGCCACCAATACCGTCAACAAAGGGTGCATCATCGACATAGAAATATTTGCCTCCGATATATTGGTGTTCAGTGTTGCCGCCACAGTTGACTACAATCCCGAGAATAATGAAGATCTGGACATTGTTAGCATGGTGTTCGTAGAATCAGAGGGTAATAGATATATGGAAACATACTATGATAGTTACAACCTTGAGTAGACTGAGCCAATACTCGATCTTCGATGAATCCATGATCAGCATTTGCAGGTAGAGCCATTGACTTCAAAATGCATATAACATACCTCTCCGTAAACCTTGACGGAAAACATATTCAAAGCAATAACAACAACCAGGAATATCAGACTGATTGCCCATCCGGGGAAGTTATCCGTCCAGTATTGCAGCAGTAGTTGCAGAGCAATAACATCAGACGCAGTGGAAACCGCATCATTAAACCAGTAATTCCAAGTAAGAGCGAACCCTAACGCATCATCCACAAACCGACTGCAAGTAGTCAGCACTCATGGAACACGTACAATGTAAGGTAGAGTAACTCACCCAGCAAAAGTGCAGAAAGATCCCGCCACAGGGATGAAAGAAGCCATCTCACCCAAAGAAAGCATGGTCACAAAGACAATACCACCGCAAATGGCGTAGGCGATAAGCATAGATGCCGGACCGCCAGTGGCCAGAGCTTTACCCGTTCCCAAGAATAAACCAGTTCCAATAGTACCACCGATAGCAATCATCTGAACTTGACGTGCAGAAAGATTACGGGCGAGTTTATCCGCATTGACAAATGGAGTGTTGCTACCGAGGGGATCTGTTACAAATCCCGGAGCCTTCTGACCCGCATCTTCTTGAGGAGCCCTACCGGGCCCCTTCTCAATGTCATGGACCGCCATTATGTGCAAATGATCTGATAATGGTCCCGACGTGAATCAGTGACAGTGACTAGAGATATCAAGGCCCTCAGCTGACCACGACCAGGGTCAGGGGATCCTGATGGAGAGAGGGTAAATAACCCGTCAAAGCCAAACAATGGCACTAACATTGATTCCACGTTAGCATGATAAACTAACAGAGCATCTGCATAACAGCTAAAATCGACCTACCTAAACGCCGATTTATCAGCTACTCAGTGATAGCCCTATAAAACTTCCCAATTAGGAAAGCGACCCGCAAGAACTCGACGGATTCCACGTGACGGCGAGGAAACGCGCAGAACTGCGAAGAGAAGGTGTCAAATCAGATATTGACTCCgcgggggtggaggagacgAAAAGCTTCTTAAAACCAGACGACCCTGATTGTGCCATGTCAGGGGAGGCAAGGCGAATGCAGGCCTTGTAACCTCGCGAAAACTTAGCGGATGACGTGCTCAAAAAAAATTACGTACGACTTATGGATATGGCTTATTTCTTACGGTTACATCGCGGGCAGTAACTGCCGACCACGTTTTCCTTCTGTGGCTAGTGAATCTCCACTCTTGACATCTGCAGTTCGAGATTGAGTTTTGGCTATAAATCTTGTCTTTTGATATCGAACCTTAGCCCTATCGACTATATACATAGAAAACTCTTATCATGGACATGCTTTTGATACTCCGCTAGTAtaacaaataaaaaagactGAAAAGGATATATCCATTGGCGATAAAAAGAGACCCACAGGGTACACATCTCATTACCCAAGCAATCCAGTCGCCAAAGattccaaatcctccaaagTCTGGATTTGCTCGGGAGCCTTCGCGGCCGgtttcttgctcttcttgtaCCAGGGCTCTTCTTTGCTCTCTTCGGGCTCTGCAATACGAACCTTTTGCTTCTTGCTGGGGCGAGGTGCGTCGTCCTCCCTGTCTGATGCAGAAAACTCGTCGTCCTCCTTGTATGGAGCCAGCTGCGCCACAGCTTCCTCGGCTTCCTCCTCGGCAAGCAACTCACGCTCCCGAGCCTTgcgtttctctttcttctcccgcCGTTTTTGTTTGGCCACCTCCTTGTCCTCCATATCGGCCGTGCGTGTCCGCTCGGTTTCCTCTGCCAAGAACCGGGCTTGTTGCTCCTTGGCATCTCCACGGGC
This window harbors:
- a CDS encoding amino acid permease-domain-containing protein, which produces MAVHDIEKGPGRAPQEDAGQKAPGFVTDPLGSNTPFVNADKLARNLSARQVQMIAIGGTIGTGLFLGTGKALATGGPASMLIAYAICGGIVFVTMLSLGEMASFIPVAGSFCTFAGRFVDDALGFALTWNYWFNDAVSTASDVIALQLLLQYWTDNFPGWAISLIFLVVVIALNMFSVKVYGEIEYWLSLLKVVTIIIFIILGIVVNCGGNTEHQYIGGKYFYVDDAPFVDGIGGFASVFVTASFAFGGTESIAVTAGETKDPAKNMPKVVRNVFWRIILFYIVSIIIIGLNVPYNYPGLSNGDTATSPFTLVFQQAGSAVAGSFINAVLMTSVISAANHALFAGSRLLYSLAVDGYAPRFFGHLNRFQIPWVAVLATSVISGLCFGASYIGAGQLWSWLQNIVGVSNQISWVCIGVASLRFRSAIRHQGLEHLLPYKNWTYPVGPIIAICLNSVLILVQGWKCFSPHFKGVDFVSYYIEIPVMIVMFLAWKLFKRTRFVHRGEMDLITDRYNLIHSTGVDVNDSNEGSSNIHDDNAPQADVSSKKKFFSWDPEDKSVLGRIKQVGMWLFL